GTTGGTGAAGCGCGACAGGTGCGCCGAGCCCGCCGAGAGCCCGGACTGGCGCTTGATGGGAGTCACCCCGCAGTAGGTGGCGAACTTGGGCTCGGTGGGGAAGTCCGCCACCGCGCCGGCCTCGGAGACGATGATGGCGGCGGTCTCGGGGCCATAGCCGAACTCGGCCTGCAGCGCCAGCAAGCAGCGCTTCTCGGCCAGCAGGGTGCGGATCTGGCGCAGCAGTGACTCCAGCGCCTGGACATAGGCGTCTTCCACCGCAGGAGGCAAGCAGACCTCGGCGAATGCCTGCTGCAGGGCGCTCGCGTGATCGGCGCCGAAGCGGCCGCGGGTCCAGCGGCTGAGGGCCTGGGCCAGGCGCCCCAGAGGGGTGCGGCGCAGCTTGGAGATGCGCGCGTAACGCTGCAGGGTGCCCAGGGCGGCCTCGGTTGACCAGTCCGAGAACACGGAGCACACCAGCCACTCCGGGGCATATTCGGCGAGGGTGGCGCGCAGGCGGTTGAGGCAGCGGCGCAGGTCCCTGGAGACCGCTTCCAGGCGCCGGGAGAGCACGCGCAGGGCCTCGAGCTGTGGTTCCATGGGGCGCACACGGGGGAGCGCGGCATGATTCTGGCGCGCGAACTGAGCGATGACCTGGGCGTCATAGGGATCGGACTTATGGGGCTGGCCCAGCGCGAGGTGGAAGCGGTGCACGCGCAGGGGCTGGGCGAGGTAGACGGTCTCCTCGCGCTGCGCCAGCAAGCGCATGAGGGCGCGCGCGTTGCCGCCGGCTTCCTCGGAGGCGAAGCGCACGGTGCAGGCGCCTGCGCAGACACGGAGTTCGTCCAGGGCGCGGCGCATGGCGGCGGTGGTGTTGGGGACGCGCTTGCGCTGCCAAACCACCTCACCGGCACCATTCACGGCGCACAGGGCGTGAAAGAAACGGCCTACATCAATGCCCACCCACCAGATTTGCGGTTCCACGGTCACCTCCCATGTGATAGACTTGCGCTGAGCGCAGCCGAAGCGATGAGCAGGCCCACCCGTCAGTCCACGACTCTCTCAGCGACCCCGAGCGATCGGGGCGCAAACGGCCGATCAGGCAGGCGGGAGGGAGTGGGCCGGGGCGGCGATTCGACGGGAGCGATCCCGACTCGTCGGGACGCAATACGAGTGAAGCCATACCCCGGCCCCCTGCCTCACCAGGCTAGCGCAAGGCAGGCCCCTTGGCAAGCGCTCGGTTCATCTGCAACCTCCGCCACTTACCATAGCCGATTCGATGCCATCTCCGGCACCACCGCCGACCAGCGCAAATCCTTCCTGCGGCTGATCGAGGACGCCGCAGCCAGCGACTGCCCCTTCAAGTTCGTGCTCGTGTACGACATCAAGCGATTCGGACGCCTGGACAATGACGAGGCCGGCTACTACCGCTTCCAACTGCGGCGGGCCGGCGTCGAGATTGTCTATGTCTCCGAGGGCTTCAATGGCGATGACACCGATGACCTGCTGCGCCCGGTCAAGCAGTGGCAGGCGCGCCAGGAGTGCAAGGACCTCTCGCGGGTAACCATCCGGGGCCTGCTGAGCCGCAGCGCCGAGGGCTGGTGGAACGGCGGCACCCCTCCCTATGGCTACGACCTGGCCTACTTCTCCGGTGATGGCCAGTTCCTGATGACCGTGCGCTACCAGCCCGACTGCTCCAAGCTGGTGCTGGACGAGGATGGCAAGGTGACCCGCGAGGTGCCGCGAGGGGAGTCCCTGACCTTCAGCAAGCGCGATCACTGCCGCCTGGTGCCGGGCGAGCCGCAGCGAGTGGAGGTGGTGCGGAGAATATTCAACTGGTATGTCCACGACGGTCTGGGCTTCAAGGGCATCGCCGACCGGCTGAACCAGCAGGGCCTCCCCTCCCCTCGCGCTGGCTCGTGGTCATCCCATCACGGCGACAAGTGGGCGATGACCTCGATTCGGGACATGCTTCTCAATCCCGCCTACGTCGGTGACCTCGTCTGGAACCGCCTCACCTTCGCCAAGTTCCACCGCATTCAGAACGGCCATGCGGTGGCGCGCAAGGGTATCCCCGGCACCGGCCCCGAGCAGAACCGGCCTGATGACTGGGTGGTCGTTCGTGACGCCCATCCCGCGCTCATTCCCAGGTCGCTGTTCGAGGAGGCGCAGCGTAAGCGCGCCGTCAGGCGTGAGCGCTCGGGCTGCCACAACTACCGCGGCGGGCGCGGCGCCACGTCGTCTTACCTGCTGAGTGGCCTCATCCGCTGCCAGCGCTGCGGGCACAACTGGCACGGCTATGCCACGCGCAAGGGGCGCAAGCGCAATGACGGCTCCCAGGTCAAGACCCGCTACTACGCCTGCAGCGGCTATGTCAGCAAGGGCAACTCCTGCTGCGAGCGCTCGGTCATATCCCAGGAGCTGATCGAGGGCTGGGTGATGGAGCAGATTGGCGGCATCGTCCACGAGCACCTGGATAACGGCGGCGACAAGAAGCTGCGCAAGATGATTGAGCAGGAGGTAGCTGGCGCGGGACGGTCTGACGGTTCGGAGGCGGCCCAGGTTCGCCAGCGCCGCGCCGACATCGAGGCTATCATCAACAACCTGCTCGACAACATCACCCCTACCAACCGCGAGTGGGTGGACCGGCGCATCGAGAAGC
Above is a window of Armatimonadota bacterium DNA encoding:
- a CDS encoding IS110 family transposase → MEPQIWWVGIDVGRFFHALCAVNGAGEVVWQRKRVPNTTAAMRRALDELRVCAGACTVRFASEEAGGNARALMRLLAQREETVYLAQPLRVHRFHLALGQPHKSDPYDAQVIAQFARQNHAALPRVRPMEPQLEALRVLSRRLEAVSRDLRRCLNRLRATLAEYAPEWLVCSVFSDWSTEAALGTLQRYARISKLRRTPLGRLAQALSRWTRGRFGADHASALQQAFAEVCLPPAVEDAYVQALESLLRQIRTLLAEKRCLLALQAEFGYGPETAAIIVSEAGAVADFPTEPKFATYCGVTPIKRQSGLSAGSAHLSRFTN
- a CDS encoding recombinase family protein — its product is MKPYPGPLPHQASARQAPWQALGSSATSATYHSRFDAISGTTADQRKSFLRLIEDAAASDCPFKFVLVYDIKRFGRLDNDEAGYYRFQLRRAGVEIVYVSEGFNGDDTDDLLRPVKQWQARQECKDLSRVTIRGLLSRSAEGWWNGGTPPYGYDLAYFSGDGQFLMTVRYQPDCSKLVLDEDGKVTREVPRGESLTFSKRDHCRLVPGEPQRVEVVRRIFNWYVHDGLGFKGIADRLNQQGLPSPRAGSWSSHHGDKWAMTSIRDMLLNPAYVGDLVWNRLTFAKFHRIQNGHAVARKGIPGTGPEQNRPDDWVVVRDAHPALIPRSLFEEAQRKRAVRRERSGCHNYRGGRGATSSYLLSGLIRCQRCGHNWHGYATRKGRKRNDGSQVKTRYYACSGYVSKGNSCCERSVISQELIEGWVMEQIGGIVHEHLDNGGDKKLRKMIEQEVAGAGRSDGSEAAQVRQRRADIEAIINNLLDNITPTNREWVDRRIEKLRDEMVELERREAALGQQQDREQQAALLVDHALALARSFDRLVEIGTIEEKRTLVRAFLRGIDYDPASQTGKAHFLLVPNAGHDDEGAGPSPGGLHGDAAQQMSSGSSGSGDTRYHEKRRAAGDGTSSVIMVAGARFVAEKKTRPYPWTREIPFKLGFERDLRPGERPKPRHLRVVSGAKKAKVAGSNRGRLAQAAH